A window of Sagittula sp. P11 genomic DNA:
GGCCGGGCCATCCAGCGCAGGTGCGCGGACAGCAGGCGCGGCCCCTTGCAGGCGGCCAAGACCTTGAAGGTGCGCTTGTGCTCCTCGCGCTGTTCCGGCCCGACGAGGTGTTCGGCGCCGGTGGTGCGGATCGAGCAGGTCATGACCTCGTGCCCCAGCGCCCGCAGGCCCGCCACCTCGCGCTGGATGAAGGTGTCGGAGGCGCGGGGGTATTCGCCGGTCAGGTAGGCCAGTTTCGGCAGGGTCATGCGCGGCCCTCCCGCGTGGCGGTCATCAGATCCTCGAACCGGGGGCGCTTGCCGGGGAAGGCGCTGTGCAGCCGGTCCGTCGGATAGCGCAGCGGCATCATCCGGGCGCGCAGCACGGGCTCGCGGAAGAGCCCGGGCAGCCTGTGCGCAACGGGGCGCAGCAGGCGGACCATGGCGGACCAGAGGGTGTAGGGCACTGTCACGTTCAGCCGCGGCCAGCCGTGCACCTTGCGGTGCGCCTTCAGGAAGCGCGCGCGGGTCGGGCGGTCGTGGTCGAAGACGTTCAGCACGCCCGGGCCGGGGGTCGGGGTGCGGGCCGCCTCCACCGCGATGCGGGCGACGTGGTCGACATGGGCCAGCGGCAGCTCACCCTCCGACCCGATTGTGACGAAGAGCTTCGACGCCCAGAAACCCTGGAGCGCGTGCCATGACCGCCCCGGTCCCCAGATCGCGCCGGGGCGCAGGATCCAGTCGTCGTCGAGCGCGTCGTCGAAGAGGAACATCGCCTCCTGCAGGCGTTTCGCCCCGGCATAGGGATCGCGCGCGCCGCGCAGGGTGGCGTCGGGCAGGGGGATCAGCGCGCTCGATTCCCTCAGCGAGTCGCCCGCGTGCAGGCGGTCGGTGTCGTAGACCGCGAGCGAGGAGATCAGCACAAGGCGCGGCGCTTTGGCCGTCCATGCGGCATGGACCGCACGGTTGGCCTGCAGCGTGTCGCGGGCCAGCGCCTGCGCATCGTCGCCAAGGTGGGCTGCGGCATGGATCAGGGCGCTGTCTTCGGTGAGCGCCCCGGTCAGCCGGTCGGCGGCCTCCGGCGCGGTGAGGTCCAGTTGCAGGGTCGCGATGCCCGCGTCGTCGGCCCAGCCGGGCAGGGGGCTGCCGCGGGTGACGGCGAGCACGGGCAGGTCGAGGCGCCGTGCCTCGGCCACGCAGGCACGCCCGAGGAAACCGCTGGCGCCGGTGACGACGATGCGCGGACCGGGCGCTGCGGGCGCGAGCCGGGCCTCGTCCTCGCCCGGGCGGGCGGAGGCGTTGTCCTTTGCCGCTTTGCCTTGCTCCGGTGTCACTTCGGTTGCCTGCCTTTCCGGTTGGGCTTGTGTCTGTGTGCGGTCCGGTCTCACGTCGCCGGACCGTTCCTGCGGTTTCATTCCGCCGTCCTGAAGCTCCGGTTTCACTTCGGCTTTTTCTTGCTCCGGTCTCACTTCGCCCATGGCATCGGCTCCATCGGCGCGCAGGTCGTCGTCATGCGTTGCGCGCCCGTCGTCTCGCCCGCGTTCTGGATCGCCAGCGTGACCTCCGTCAGGTGCAGGGCCATGTCGTTCGACAGGCGGCAGGGGCGCCCCTCGCGCAGCGCCTCCAGCACCTCGGCGGGTCCGAGCGCAAAGTTCATCGCGGCCGCCCCCCAGCGCGCCACCTTCGGATGGGTCGGCTGCTTCAGCCGGATGCGGCGCTTCACCGGCGATTCCATCAGGCGCCGCCGGATCGTCAGCCGCCGGGCAAAGCGCACCTTCGCGGCATTGTCCCACGCGGCGTCGCAGGACAACACCCCCTTGTCCCCCATGATGCGGATCGAATGGTCGTGCGGCGCCACGATGGAACAGGTCAGCCGCGTCACCGGCCCGTTCTCGAAATAGAGCACCGCGACCGACAGGTCCGGCGCCGAAGGGCCATGGCCGCCCTTGTCGGGGACCGTCTCGGCCGAGGCCGCGACCACCGTGCGCACCGGCCCGAACCACGAGATCAGCCAGGTCAGGTAGTAGCCCGCGTGTTCCAGCGTGCAGCCGACGCGGAACTCGTCCTCCGCGGGCCAGGGCGCGCCGGATTCCGACAGCCACTTGTCGTAGGCCGCCTGCGGGATGAAGCCGTCGTCGAGCTCCGCGTAGATCGCGCGCGGGCTCCCGGCCACGCCGTCGCGCAGCGCCCGGCCCAGCGTCTGCGCCGCCTCGCCCAGCGCCGAACAGGGGGCGGAGGCCAGCGCCAGCCCCTTCTCCGCCGCCAGCGCGTGCAGGGTTTTCGCGTCCTCCACCGTCATGGCGAGCGGCTTTTCGGAATAGACCGGGTGCCCGGCGTCAAGGCAGGCGCGCGAGGTCTCGAAATGCGCGCCGGGATTGGTGAGGTTCAGCACCAGTGCGCCGGGTGCCATGGCCAGCAGCGCCTCGAAGGACTCAGCGGCAGGCAGGGACCAGTGCGCGCAGAAAGCCCGCAGCCGGCCCGCGTCGATGTCGTAGACCCCGGCGACCTCGATCCCCGGGAACGTGGCGAGCGACCGCGCGTAAAGGTCGGCCACGAACCCGCAGCCGAGCAACAGAACCCTGTCCGTCATGCCGCCACCCTTGCGGCGCCACGCACCCCGATTGTCCAATGTTCCGCAACCACCAGCGGACCCCCTTAACCATTGACCCTTCGCTTGCAGCCAAACATGGCCATAAGACGGCATCCGCACGTCAAACCCGCTGCGCTGCGGCGGCGCAGCATCATTCGCACGTTTTTTGCGGCCCATGTTGCAGTTTCGGCACGGCATGTGCCGCCGATCCGGGCTATGGATCACGCGGGGACAAAGAGGCTGTCATGGAATTCCGGATCGAGGACCTTCCCATCCGCGTCAACGTGCCGACGTGGGCCGTGCTCGAAGCGCGGGTGCGGGAGAGATTCGCACAAAGACGCGGGTTCGCACTCGCCACGATCAACCTGGACCACCTGGTGAAGCTGCGCGCCTCGCCCGAATTCCGCGTGACCTATGCCGCGCAGGACTTCGTGGTGGCCGACGGCAATCCGATCGTCTGGATGTCGAAGCTGGCCGGACGCCCGGTTTCGCTGATCCCGGGGTCCGAGGCGATCCTGCCGCTGGCGCGGATCGCCGCGCAGCAGGGTGTGCAGGTGGCGCTTTTCGGCGCGACCGACGCGGTGCTGAAGGCCGCGAAGGAATACCTCGAACGCGAGGTGCGCGACCTCACCGTGGCCTGCTGCATCGCTCCGCGCATGGGCTTCGACCCAAAGGGCGAGCTGGCGGAGGCCTACCTGGCCGAGATCGCAGACTCCGGCGCGCGGCTGTGCTTCGTGGCGCTGGGCGCGCCGAAGCAGGAGACCTTCGCCGCCTTCGGACGCACCCGGGCGCCGGAGGTGGGCTTCGCCTCCATCGGCGCCGGGCTCGACTTCTTCGCAGGCACCCAGAACCGCGCCCCGGCGCTGGTGCGCCGGTTTTCGATGGAATGGCTCTGGCGGGCGGCTTCGAACCCGCGCCGCCTCGGCCCGCGCTACCTGAAGTGCCTGGCCATCCTGCCCGTCGAGGCGGCCAAGGCCCTGGCCATGCGGCTGCGCGCCCGCAACGGCTGACCCGCCTCCTTCATCTTGGCACAAATACCTTGGAGGGGGTCCGGGGGAGGCAAGGCCTCTCCCGGCGGGTCGGGCCGCCGCAGGCGGGCCGAAACCCCTATGCGTCCGTAGTGCCGCCGGAAATCACCCGCGCCGGGTTGCCGGCCACCGTCGCACCGGCGGGCACGTCGCGGGTCACCACCGCGTTGGCGCCGATCACCGCGTGGTCGCCCACGGTCAGGGGGCCCAGCAGCTTGGCACCGGCGCCCACGTCCACGTGACCGCCCAGAACCACCGGCCCGGCCAGGGTCACCTGGTGGAAGATCATGCAGTTCACGCCGATGCGCGCCCTCGGGTGCACGATGATGCCGGTGGGATGGGTCAGGCGCAGGCCGCCGCCGATCTCGGTCGTCAGGTGCAGTTCGGACTGGGTCATCAGCGACCAGAACCAGTGGTTCGCCACCCAGTATTTCGACACCAGCCGGCCAAAGGCACCGCGTCCGCGCCAGTGCTGATAGCGGCGCACCGCCCGGATCAGCTTCTTGCCCGGCTCCCAGAAGGTGTCGATCCGCTCGCGCGACCAGTCGGGCACGTCGGCTGAAATCCGTGTGTCCTGCTGCATTCCGTCCCGGGGCCTTCGATCTGCCACACTCCTGCCCTGAAATGGGTTATCCTGCTTTCAAACGCAACAGAGGACCGCAGAGGCCCGTCGCATTACAGTGTTTACCATTGTCCCGCAGCGCGGATTCCCGCAGGCGGAGGCAGGATGTTTCGAGCAACCGGAGAAACCGGCAGGACAATGACTTCGCAGACCCGCCATCCGCCCTACCGCGGTGACATCGACGGCTTGCGGGCCATCGCTGTCCTGTCCGTCGTGCTCTACCATTTCGGCGTGCCGCTTGCCGGGGGCTTCACCGGGGTCGACATCTTCTTCGTCATCTCGGGCTTCCTGATCGGCGGCATCCTCTGGCGCGAATACGACGCCACGGGCCGGGTCTGGCTGAGGCACTTCTACCTGCGCCGGTTCCGCCGTCTTGCGCCCGCCTTCTTCACCATGCTGGCGGTCACCGCCGCCGCCGCCTGGGTGCTGATGCTGCCCTTCGAGTTCCGGGAGTTCGGCAAGACCGCCATCGCTTCCACCGTCTACCTGTCGAACGTGCTGTTCTTCCGGCAGACCGGCTATTTCGATGTGGCGGCCCACGACAAGCCCTTGCTGCACACATGGTCGCTGGCGGTGGAGGAGCAGTTCTACATCTTCCTGCCGCTGCTGATCCTCGTGCTGGCGCGCTGGCGCTGGGGCCTTCTGGGCGCGCTGGTGGCGATCTGGGCGGTCTCGCTGGCGGCCTGCGTCCTGCTGACCCCGGCCTATCCGACGGCGACCTTCTTCCTCTTCCCGTTCCGCGCGTGGGAGCTGCTGAGCGGCGTGCTGCTGGCGATCTGGGGCCACCGCAGGCAGTCCGGCTGGCAGGGCTGGACGCCCTTCGCGTGGATCGGCCTGTTGCTGGTGCTGGTCTCGGTGATTTTCATCCCCGCAGGTCCGCTGTTCCCGGGGCTGCTGGCGATCCTGCCGGTTGCGGGCACCCTGATGCTGCTGTCGACGGGCAACGGGACACATGGCGTCAGCGCCATGCTGCGCCTGCCGGTGCTGCGCTTCTTCGGCCTGATCTCCTATTCGCTCTACCTCTGGCACTGGCCGGTCTTCGTGCTGTCGAGCTACCTGCGCGACGGCTATGCACACCCCGCCGAGGCGGTGGTCTGGATGGCCCTGTCGGTGGCGCTGGCCTGGCTGTCGTGGCGGTTCGTCGAACAGCCCGTGCGCCGGGCCGACCGCCTGCCCGGCTGGGCGGTGCTGTTCGGCACGCTGGGCGCCTCTGCAGCCGCGCTGGCGTTCGGCGCCTACGTCTACCTCAGGGACGGGCTGCCGCAGCGCTTCGGGCCAGAGGCGGCGGTGCATATCGCGGCCTCGGGGGACTTCCTGCAGGATTTCAGCCGGTGCTACGTGGCCGACCAGCTGCCGCTCGACGGGCTGGAAGTCTGCCCGATCGGCCCGGACGGCCCGCCGAAGGTGCTGGTCTGGGGCGACAGCCACCTGCGCGCCTTCAAGGAGGGGCTGGACATGGCGGCGCACGAGGCCGGGGTGCCGGGGATCATCCTGTGGCGGGCTGGCTGTCCGCCGCTGATCGACATCCGCAAGGTCGAGACCGCCGCGACCCCGGCGCAGAACACCGCCTGCACGCAGGCCAACACCCAGATCAAGCAGAGCTTCGCGCGGCTGGGCAGCGTCGAGGCGGTGCTGCTGGTCGGGCGCTGGGGGTACTACGCCGAGGGCACGGGCAGCGGGCTGGACGCCGGGAACCGCATCGCCATCTACCCGACCACCGGCCCGGAAGAGGTGGGGGAGGCGCAGGCTTCGGTCGTGTCGCGCGCCGCCGAGGCCACGGTCGCGCATCTGGAGCGTTACTTCGACCGCATCCTTGTCCTGCGGCAGCCGCCGGAGATCCCGCTTTACGACAGCCGCCGCGCAGCGCGGGAGGCGGCCCATGCCGGGCTGCCCTTCGCCGCCCCGCCGAGGACCGAGCCCGAGGTCGACCGTACCGCATTGGCGGATCGCGCGGCGCAGGCGGACCTGCCGTGGCAGGCGCTGGCGGCAGAGGGCCGGGTCGCGCTGATCGACCCCTGGCCGCGGTTTTGCGACGGCACGCGCTGTTCGGCGGTGGTGGACGGCGTGGGCCAGTTCTTCGACAACAACCATGTGACCAACGCGGCCGCGCTGCGGGTGCGCGATCTTTTCGCCCCGCTGTTCGAGGGCCTCGCGACGGAGGCGGCGCAGACCGGCGCCACCGAAGGATGACCCACTGGGAGGCTGAGTGGGACGCCGTGGTGATCGGCGCCGGCATCGGCGGCGGCACCATCGGCCGCGCGCTGGCGGAGGCCGGGCAGAAGGTGCTGTTCCTCGAAAAGGGGTTGGCCGACGTGCGCAGCGCCGAAAACGGCCTGTCGGAGATCTTCGTGCCGGAGGCGCGCGCCACCCGTGGCCTCTGGCCGGAGCCTCTGTCGGTCACGGTGGACGGCGTCGCGCAGGCGTTCTACGCGCCGCGGGGTGCGGGGCCGGGCGGGTCGTCGGTCTTTTACGCGGCGACGCTGGAACGGCCCGAACGCCATGACCTCGAGGACGTGCCGGGACGTCCGCATCCCACCGGCGGCTGGCCGCTGGGTTTCGACGCGCTGGCGCCGTTCTACGCGAAGGCGGCCCAGATGTACCGCGTCTACGGCACGCCCGATCCGCTGTCGTCCGAGGCCCCCCTGCCGCTGCGCGCGGCGCCGGACCTCACGGGGGTGGAGGCGGCGATGATGGCGCGGTTCCGCAAGGCGGGGCTGCATCCCTACCACGCGCACACCGGGGTGGAGCGGCTGGAGGGCTGCGCCATGTGCCTTGGCCGCAAATGCCCGCGCGCCTGCAAGATGGACGGACGCTCTGCCGGGGTGGAACCGGCCCTGGCCGCCGGGGCGCAGCTTCTGACCGGGGCGGAGGTCACGCGGCTGGTGATGGACGGCGCCCGGGTTGCGGGGGTGGAGGCACGGGTGGACGGCGAAACACGGCGCTTCACCGCGCGGCGCTACGTGCTGGCGGCGGGGGCGCTCGGGTCGCCGGCTGTGCTGCTGCGCTCGGCCTGCGAGGGCTGGGCGGAGGGGGTCGCCAACCGCTCCGGCCTTGTGGGGCGCAACCTGATGTTCCACCTCAACGAGATGTTCGCGCTGTGGCCCGGGGTGGAAGGTGCTGCGACGAAGGCGATTTCGCTCCGCGATCTCTATCACCTCGAAGGGCAGCGGCTGGGCACGGTGCAGGCCATGGGCATCCGCGCGTCCTATGGCGAGACGGTGTTCTACCTGAACCGCATGCTGGCGGCGCGGGGCCTGTCCCGGCTGGCGCCGCTGTCCCGCCTGCCCGCTGCGGTGGCGCAGAAGCTGATGGGTTCGGCGCAGATCTTCGTCGGGCTGATGGAGGACCTGCCCTACCGGGAGAACCGGGTCGGCGCGGACGGGGCGGTGCATTACACCCTGCACGACGAGCTGAAGGCGCGGCGGCAGGCGTTCCGCAAGGCGATCCGGCATGCCTTCCGCGGGCAGAGGCGGATGTTCCTCGGCTTTGCACCGGACCTGAACTGGGGGCATCCCTGCGGGACCTTGCGGTTCGGGACCGATCCGGCATCCTCCGTCCTGCGGCCCGACGGGCGGGCGCACGATGTCGACAACCTTTGGGTGGCGGATGCGTCCTTCATGCCGACGTCGATGGGGGTGAACCCCAGCCTGACAATCGCGGCCTTCGCGCTGCACGTGGCCGGGGGGATGGGTGCGGATGACTGACTTCACGCCAAAGGACGGATGCGTCGTGGTGACCGGCGCGGGCTCCGGCCTTGGCCGGGCGATGGCGGCAGCCTTCGCGGGCCGGGGCTTCCGCGTAGCCGGCACCGGGCGGCGGGCGGAGGCGCTGGAAGAGACGGCGGGCCTGTGCGGCCCGGAGTTCACCGCCCTGCCGATGGACGTGGCCGACTGGGGCGCCGTGCAGGCGGGATTTGCCACGCTCGGGCCGGTGGCGGTGCTGGTCAACAACGCCGCCGTCTATCCGCACCGGGACATCCTTGCCGAAAGCGGCGAGAGCTTTGCCGCGACCATGGGCGTGAACCTCGGCGGGGTGGTGAACTGCACCCGCGCGGTGCTGGAGGACATGGCGCCGCGCGGGCGGGGCCGCATCCTGAACGTGGCGACCTTTGCCGACCTGAATCCGTTGCCCGCGTCCTCTGCCTATTCGGTGTCGAAGGGCGCGGCGCGGATCTTCACCCGCGCTTTGCTGGCCGATCTGGGCGACCGGCTGCCGGGGATCGTGGTGTCGGACTGGATGCCGGGGATGCTGGCGACGACCATGGGCATACCGGATGGCGTGGCGCCCGAGGTTTCGGCCGAGTGGGGCGTGCGGCTGGCGCTGAAGGGGGATGTCTCCTACAGCGGATCGGTGTTCGAGATGGACCGGGAGATCCTGCCGTCCCGCGGGATGAAGGCGAAGGTCCGCGACATGATCCTGATGCGGCGGCGGAGGCCCCGGGTGCTCTGACGCCTACTGCTGCGAAGGCAGCGGCGTTCCGGCGGGAACGCGCGGCGGGGCCTCTTCCGGGAAGCGGATGCGGTGTTCGCCCAGCCTCGGGTGCAGGTGGCCCGCGATGCGCCACGCGATGAGACTTGCGGCGCCGGCGGCGGCGAAGACGGCGGGCACCGGCGCGGCCAGCAGGATGACCCATGCGACGCCCGGCGTCAGGATGCCCGACACGTCGCGGAAGGACGAATAGATCGCCGACATTTCCGTGCGTTCGGAGGGCTTGACCGCCATGAGGAAGGGCAGGCCGCCGCAGATGTCGAGCAGGATCAGGAAGATGCTGGCCGAGAACAGCGCGGCGATGGCGATCCACGGCAGCGCGCCCGACAGGCCCGCGGCGAGGAACAGCAGCGTGCAGGCCATGAAGCCGGTGCGCACCGCGCCCCGGACCGACCGGGCCTGCACCCAGCGCAGCATCAGCGGCGAGGCGAAGAGCGCCATGTTGGTGGTGGAGGCGAGAACGCCGCCCAGCCGGTCGCCCAGCCCGTTCTCCACCGCGAAGATCGGCAGGTAGACGATGTAGACCCACCAGCCGCAGGAGCGGATCACCGCGAAGAGCCAGCCGGAGATCAGGCGCGGCTGCTGCAGGAACCGCCCGAGGTAGGCCAGCGGGTTCGGCGTGGCACGGCGGGCGCGGGTGATGAGCTTGCCGTTGCCGAGCCGCATGTAGAGGAAGACCGCCAGCATCGCCGCCGCCGCCAGCGCCGCGATGAGGAAGGGGGCGGGCCGCCAGACGGTCCAGAGGGTGACGCCGGTCACCGGCCCGATGGTCCAGCCGAGGGCGGAGTAGAAGAGGCGCAGCGTCTCGCACCGGCCGAGCTCGACCCGGGCGATGTAGTCCAGCACGTAGGCGTTGAAGCAGACGAAGCAGACCACCGTCGCGGAAGAGACGAGCACGAGCCCGGCGATCAGCGCCGCGGCGCCGCCGGTGGCCGCCAGCCCTGCGCCGGTGACGAAGGACAGCGCGCCCATGGCATAGACGACGCGGCGCGGGATGAAGCGGTTGACGAAGGGCACGAGCAGCCCGACCAGAAGCGAGACGAGGCCGATGGCGAAGTAGATCGCGCTGACCTCGCCCGCGTCCTGCAGCGCGTCGTAGAGGGCCACGGGAAAGACGGAGATCAGCATCCCCCGCGCCACCGCCTCGCACCCGGCGAGCGTGGCGAACCCCCTAACGGACGGGGCGGGGGCGTGGCGGAGCCATTCGGGGATGCGGCGTTCGAACATGGGGGCACTCGTCGTCTGGGCCTGCGGCGGGGCAGGGTCCTGTGCCGCGCACCATGGCGCAGCGGCGGGCGGCGCTCTGCCCCGGGCGCGACCTCATGGTCTGAACGCGACACGAGGCGGGGTTTTCGGTGTTCGGGGTGGACGGCGGGCCGCCATGTGGGTGCGGAGGGAGCGGGCCTGCGTGTCCGCCCTTTGTCGCGTGGGCTGAGGGAGATGTACGTCCCGGGGGGCGGCGACGGCGGCGCCTTCAGTCTCCGAACAGGTCGGGTTTCGGCGCGGGGCTTCCGGCGCGCACCCAGTCGTAGACCCGCGCCACCTGCCGCGCCTTGGCGGACCAGAGGAAATCGCGCTGCACGCGGGCGCGCGCTGCGGCGGCCATGGGGGCAAGCTGTTCCGGCGCCTCGGCCAGGCTGGCCAGTACGCGGGCGAACCCGTCGACGATCTGCTCGCGCGCGCCGCAGGGCACCTTGAGGCCGGTCGCGTCGTCCACCAGCTCTCCCGGCCCGGCGTAGTCGACGATCAGCGGCACGACGCCCAGCGCCATCGCCTCCAGCACCACGCCGCCGCCGAATTCGCGGATCGAGGGGAAGGAGAGCAGGTGGCACGTGGCAA
This region includes:
- a CDS encoding acyltransferase family protein → MTSQTRHPPYRGDIDGLRAIAVLSVVLYHFGVPLAGGFTGVDIFFVISGFLIGGILWREYDATGRVWLRHFYLRRFRRLAPAFFTMLAVTAAAAWVLMLPFEFREFGKTAIASTVYLSNVLFFRQTGYFDVAAHDKPLLHTWSLAVEEQFYIFLPLLILVLARWRWGLLGALVAIWAVSLAACVLLTPAYPTATFFLFPFRAWELLSGVLLAIWGHRRQSGWQGWTPFAWIGLLLVLVSVIFIPAGPLFPGLLAILPVAGTLMLLSTGNGTHGVSAMLRLPVLRFFGLISYSLYLWHWPVFVLSSYLRDGYAHPAEAVVWMALSVALAWLSWRFVEQPVRRADRLPGWAVLFGTLGASAAALAFGAYVYLRDGLPQRFGPEAAVHIAASGDFLQDFSRCYVADQLPLDGLEVCPIGPDGPPKVLVWGDSHLRAFKEGLDMAAHEAGVPGIILWRAGCPPLIDIRKVETAATPAQNTACTQANTQIKQSFARLGSVEAVLLVGRWGYYAEGTGSGLDAGNRIAIYPTTGPEEVGEAQASVVSRAAEATVAHLERYFDRILVLRQPPEIPLYDSRRAAREAAHAGLPFAAPPRTEPEVDRTALADRAAQADLPWQALAAEGRVALIDPWPRFCDGTRCSAVVDGVGQFFDNNHVTNAAALRVRDLFAPLFEGLATEAAQTGATEG
- a CDS encoding serine O-acetyltransferase — translated: MQQDTRISADVPDWSRERIDTFWEPGKKLIRAVRRYQHWRGRGAFGRLVSKYWVANHWFWSLMTQSELHLTTEIGGGLRLTHPTGIIVHPRARIGVNCMIFHQVTLAGPVVLGGHVDVGAGAKLLGPLTVGDHAVIGANAVVTRDVPAGATVAGNPARVISGGTTDA
- a CDS encoding Gfo/Idh/MocA family protein, which translates into the protein MTDRVLLLGCGFVADLYARSLATFPGIEVAGVYDIDAGRLRAFCAHWSLPAAESFEALLAMAPGALVLNLTNPGAHFETSRACLDAGHPVYSEKPLAMTVEDAKTLHALAAEKGLALASAPCSALGEAAQTLGRALRDGVAGSPRAIYAELDDGFIPQAAYDKWLSESGAPWPAEDEFRVGCTLEHAGYYLTWLISWFGPVRTVVAASAETVPDKGGHGPSAPDLSVAVLYFENGPVTRLTCSIVAPHDHSIRIMGDKGVLSCDAAWDNAAKVRFARRLTIRRRLMESPVKRRIRLKQPTHPKVARWGAAAMNFALGPAEVLEALREGRPCRLSNDMALHLTEVTLAIQNAGETTGAQRMTTTCAPMEPMPWAK
- a CDS encoding NAD(P)-dependent oxidoreductase, yielding MKPQERSGDVRPDRTQTQAQPERQATEVTPEQGKAAKDNASARPGEDEARLAPAAPGPRIVVTGASGFLGRACVAEARRLDLPVLAVTRGSPLPGWADDAGIATLQLDLTAPEAADRLTGALTEDSALIHAAAHLGDDAQALARDTLQANRAVHAAWTAKAPRLVLISSLAVYDTDRLHAGDSLRESSALIPLPDATLRGARDPYAGAKRLQEAMFLFDDALDDDWILRPGAIWGPGRSWHALQGFWASKLFVTIGSEGELPLAHVDHVARIAVEAARTPTPGPGVLNVFDHDRPTRARFLKAHRKVHGWPRLNVTVPYTLWSAMVRLLRPVAHRLPGLFREPVLRARMMPLRYPTDRLHSAFPGKRPRFEDLMTATREGRA
- a CDS encoding SDR family oxidoreductase, which translates into the protein MTDFTPKDGCVVVTGAGSGLGRAMAAAFAGRGFRVAGTGRRAEALEETAGLCGPEFTALPMDVADWGAVQAGFATLGPVAVLVNNAAVYPHRDILAESGESFAATMGVNLGGVVNCTRAVLEDMAPRGRGRILNVATFADLNPLPASSAYSVSKGAARIFTRALLADLGDRLPGIVVSDWMPGMLATTMGIPDGVAPEVSAEWGVRLALKGDVSYSGSVFEMDREILPSRGMKAKVRDMILMRRRRPRVL
- a CDS encoding WecB/TagA/CpsF family glycosyltransferase translates to MEFRIEDLPIRVNVPTWAVLEARVRERFAQRRGFALATINLDHLVKLRASPEFRVTYAAQDFVVADGNPIVWMSKLAGRPVSLIPGSEAILPLARIAAQQGVQVALFGATDAVLKAAKEYLEREVRDLTVACCIAPRMGFDPKGELAEAYLAEIADSGARLCFVALGAPKQETFAAFGRTRAPEVGFASIGAGLDFFAGTQNRAPALVRRFSMEWLWRAASNPRRLGPRYLKCLAILPVEAAKALAMRLRARNG
- a CDS encoding GMC oxidoreductase, which codes for MTHWEAEWDAVVIGAGIGGGTIGRALAEAGQKVLFLEKGLADVRSAENGLSEIFVPEARATRGLWPEPLSVTVDGVAQAFYAPRGAGPGGSSVFYAATLERPERHDLEDVPGRPHPTGGWPLGFDALAPFYAKAAQMYRVYGTPDPLSSEAPLPLRAAPDLTGVEAAMMARFRKAGLHPYHAHTGVERLEGCAMCLGRKCPRACKMDGRSAGVEPALAAGAQLLTGAEVTRLVMDGARVAGVEARVDGETRRFTARRYVLAAGALGSPAVLLRSACEGWAEGVANRSGLVGRNLMFHLNEMFALWPGVEGAATKAISLRDLYHLEGQRLGTVQAMGIRASYGETVFYLNRMLAARGLSRLAPLSRLPAAVAQKLMGSAQIFVGLMEDLPYRENRVGADGAVHYTLHDELKARRQAFRKAIRHAFRGQRRMFLGFAPDLNWGHPCGTLRFGTDPASSVLRPDGRAHDVDNLWVADASFMPTSMGVNPSLTIAAFALHVAGGMGADD
- a CDS encoding MFS transporter — encoded protein: MFERRIPEWLRHAPAPSVRGFATLAGCEAVARGMLISVFPVALYDALQDAGEVSAIYFAIGLVSLLVGLLVPFVNRFIPRRVVYAMGALSFVTGAGLAATGGAAALIAGLVLVSSATVVCFVCFNAYVLDYIARVELGRCETLRLFYSALGWTIGPVTGVTLWTVWRPAPFLIAALAAAAMLAVFLYMRLGNGKLITRARRATPNPLAYLGRFLQQPRLISGWLFAVIRSCGWWVYIVYLPIFAVENGLGDRLGGVLASTTNMALFASPLMLRWVQARSVRGAVRTGFMACTLLFLAAGLSGALPWIAIAALFSASIFLILLDICGGLPFLMAVKPSERTEMSAIYSSFRDVSGILTPGVAWVILLAAPVPAVFAAAGAASLIAWRIAGHLHPRLGEHRIRFPEEAPPRVPAGTPLPSQQ